A window of the Brassica napus cultivar Da-Ae chromosome A2, Da-Ae, whole genome shotgun sequence genome harbors these coding sequences:
- the LOC106425076 gene encoding UPF0725 protein At3g19520, with protein sequence MLSGIPVQDSQQFIIGPMNYWDQVRESGGFDIEHITAPQNTCGLMPYDCENERIRYPNRVLVNLYARLGLHRYNLSEGTNLEFHHLKKFNTSMTLISSYRITLVAYDPATNSLVTFLVGLSEQMYGRLNLMVFIARPQANSPSPLFKEAVWPQLGITNDAYYDKGSPFWPTDFDDTERFYLLKDPEIQGNDWIRLYLELALCSNDRNIPEWHVSQLQIVRVAVETIQYVVVSNVNFYITFKGLPVAQVGEDGEHVERKVIVRRFVDLSTGYFTLKGGFGFSVGEVASEGPMTRLRNMEEIRADLRLHPTTRPCPAIPIADWWKS encoded by the exons ATGTTATCTGGTATTCCTGTTCAAGATAGCCAGCAGTTCATCATTGGGCCAATGAATTATTGGGATCAAGTGAGGGAATCAGGG gGTTTTGATATCGAACATATCACAGCACCTCAAAATACATGCGGACTCATGCCTTACGATTGTGAAAACGAGAGGATTAGGTATCCTAATCGTGTGTTGGTCAATCTTTACGCTAGACTCGGTCTCCATCGTTACAACCTCTCTGag GGAACAAATTTAGAGTTTCACCACTTGAAGAAATTCAACACGAGTATGACTTTGATCTCCTCGTACCGCATCACTTTGGTCGCTTATGATCCAGCTACCAATTCGCTAGTAACCTTTCTGGTTGGACTCTCTGAGCAAATGTATGGTCGTTTGAATTTGATGGTCTTCATTGCTAGACCTCAAGCTAATAGTCCTAGTCCTCTCTTTAAAGAAGCTGTTTGGCCACAGCttg GTATCACCAATGACGCATATTATGACAAGGGATCCCCTTTCTGGCCGACAGATTTTGATGATACAGAACGATTCTACCTG CTGAAGGATCCAGAGATACAAGGCAACGATTGGATTCGTCTATACTTGGAACTTGCTCTTTGTTCAAATGATAGGAACATTCCCGAA TGGCATGTATCCCAGCTACAGATTGTGAGAGTTGCAGTGGAAACTATTCAATATGTGGTTGTCTCAAATGTCAATTTCTACATAACGTTTAAAGGCTTGCCTGTGGCTCAGGTTGGTGAGGATGGTGAGCATGTTGAGCGCAAAGTCATTGTCAGAAGGTTTGTGGATCTTTCTACCGGATACTTCACTCTCAAGGGTGGGTTTGGGTTTTCGGTCGGAGAAGTCGCTAGTGAGGGCCCTATGACTCGCCTCCGGAACATGGAAGAAATTCGCGCTGACCTGAGGCTGCACCCTACGACTCGCCCATGTCCAGCCATCCCCATTGCTGATTGGTGGAAAAGCTAG